The following are encoded together in the Elusimicrobiota bacterium genome:
- a CDS encoding NAD-dependent epimerase/dehydratase family protein, whose protein sequence is MRVFVTGGAGFIASNLCERLLQEGHHVTAFDNLLLGRLQFIAPLRSDAKFRFIKGDLLNPPALKRAITGHQAVFHMACNSDIQKGTLATDTDLKLGTLATYNVLEAMRLARIRQIVFASTSAVYGESTALPTPEDYGPLLPISLYGASKLAAEALISSFGHCYNVKAWIFRFANIVGKNGTHGALVDFIRKLRRNPRRLEILGDGRQAKPYLHVADCVDGMMHGWEKSRAPLNVFNLTPDDRTNVRDIARIIVRRMGLPSVRFAYTGGSRGWPGDVARVLLDGRRMKKLGWKPPLRSDQAVKKAVDDLLGQL, encoded by the coding sequence ATGCGGGTTTTTGTCACTGGGGGAGCCGGATTTATCGCAAGCAATCTCTGCGAACGCCTGCTTCAAGAAGGACACCACGTAACCGCGTTCGACAACCTGCTCTTAGGGCGCCTTCAATTCATCGCTCCCCTTCGATCGGACGCAAAATTTCGCTTTATCAAGGGCGACCTGCTTAATCCACCGGCCCTTAAACGCGCCATTACCGGCCATCAAGCGGTGTTTCACATGGCCTGCAACTCGGATATTCAAAAAGGCACGCTGGCTACGGACACCGATTTGAAGCTGGGTACGCTGGCCACGTACAATGTGCTTGAGGCCATGCGCTTAGCCCGCATACGGCAAATCGTCTTTGCCTCGACCTCCGCCGTTTACGGTGAATCGACGGCGCTGCCGACGCCGGAAGACTACGGCCCCCTGCTGCCGATTTCGCTTTATGGAGCGAGCAAGCTGGCGGCCGAGGCCCTGATCTCATCCTTCGGGCATTGTTACAACGTCAAGGCATGGATTTTCCGCTTCGCCAATATCGTCGGCAAAAACGGCACGCACGGAGCCCTCGTTGATTTCATCCGCAAGCTAAGGCGCAACCCGCGCCGTTTGGAGATTTTGGGCGACGGGCGCCAAGCCAAGCCCTACCTGCATGTCGCCGATTGCGTGGACGGCATGATGCACGGCTGGGAAAAAAGCCGGGCGCCGCTCAATGTCTTCAATCTAACGCCCGATGACCGGACCAATGTCCGGGATATCGCGCGCATCATCGTGCGGCGGATGGGTTTACCATCGGTCCGCTTCGCTTACACCGGAGGATCGAGGGGCTGGCCCGGGGACGTGGCTCGCGTGCTGCTCGACGGCCGCCGCATGAAAAAACTGGGCTGGAAACCGCCCTTACGCTCGGATCAAGCCGTGAAAAAAGCGGTTGATGATCTGCTTGGGCAGTTATGA
- a CDS encoding nucleotidyltransferase family protein, with protein sequence MKDCQVVILAGGLGTRLRPLTLSMPKPMIEVAGKPFLEHQMLMLKNQGFRRMLLLTGYKAEAVENYFGDGTRWGLEINYSKEKNPLGTGGGLKLAGPFLDNIFMLLNGDSYLPINYVKFLNAFNSSSSSGLLSIYDAGKENLGTPGNIELNGQGRILAYSKKRSQPAPFVDAGASCWRRQIIDLIPPGKPVSLEEDIYPGLIREGTLAVYKAEARFYDIGTPERVEAFEQYLKTQGTRA encoded by the coding sequence ATGAAGGACTGCCAAGTCGTCATTCTGGCCGGAGGCCTGGGAACCAGGCTGCGCCCCCTGACCTTGTCCATGCCCAAACCCATGATCGAAGTCGCCGGGAAGCCGTTTCTCGAACATCAAATGCTCATGCTTAAGAACCAAGGTTTTCGGCGCATGCTGCTTCTGACCGGCTATAAAGCGGAGGCGGTCGAAAATTATTTCGGCGATGGAACGCGCTGGGGCCTTGAGATCAACTACTCCAAAGAAAAAAATCCGCTGGGCACGGGAGGCGGGCTTAAATTAGCCGGACCTTTCCTCGATAATATTTTCATGCTCTTAAACGGCGACTCTTATTTGCCGATCAACTACGTGAAATTTCTGAATGCGTTCAACAGCAGCTCCTCTTCGGGCCTTTTATCCATTTATGACGCCGGCAAGGAAAACCTCGGAACGCCGGGCAATATCGAATTGAACGGGCAAGGCCGCATCCTTGCTTACAGCAAAAAACGCAGCCAGCCGGCGCCCTTTGTGGATGCAGGCGCCTCCTGCTGGCGCCGGCAAATCATCGATTTGATCCCGCCCGGGAAACCCGTCTCCCTGGAGGAAGATATCTACCCCGGCCTGATTCGAGAAGGAACATTGGCCGTCTACAAAGCCGAAGCGCGCTTCTACGACATCGGCACGCCCGAGCGCGTTGAAGCGTTCGAACAATACTTAAAAACGCAGGGAACGCGCGCATGA
- a CDS encoding glycosyltransferase family 2 protein, whose protein sequence is MYKGLKVSLVLPCLNEESGIRASLEKVPAFVDETIVVDGGSKDRTAQIAQGMGAKVIVERRRGYGLAHKVGFQAAQGDLVVAADGDSTYPFETAGEIIDYIREKNLDFVSASRFPLRHQESMRFRNFFGNVVITLLIVILYRQKITDGLSGMWVFKKSVLPKMKLLSDNWNFSEEIKIEAMTNPDIRFGEYPIVYAERLGETKLLPWKVGLENICFLFYKRFLT, encoded by the coding sequence ATGTATAAAGGACTAAAAGTTTCATTGGTCCTGCCTTGTCTCAACGAGGAATCGGGCATCCGGGCCTCGCTGGAAAAAGTTCCGGCTTTTGTCGATGAGACCATTGTCGTGGACGGCGGCTCAAAGGATCGGACAGCCCAAATCGCTCAGGGAATGGGCGCCAAAGTCATTGTTGAGCGGCGCCGGGGTTATGGCTTGGCTCATAAAGTCGGTTTTCAGGCGGCTCAAGGCGATCTCGTCGTGGCTGCGGACGGAGACAGCACTTACCCTTTTGAAACCGCCGGAGAAATCATCGACTACATTCGCGAAAAAAATTTAGATTTTGTCTCAGCCTCGCGTTTCCCCTTAAGGCATCAAGAGAGCATGCGTTTTAGGAATTTTTTCGGCAATGTGGTGATCACGCTGTTGATCGTGATCCTATACCGACAAAAAATAACGGACGGACTCTCCGGCATGTGGGTGTTCAAGAAAAGCGTGCTGCCCAAGATGAAGCTTCTTTCCGATAATTGGAATTTTTCCGAAGAGATCAAAATCGAAGCCATGACCAATCCGGACATTCGTTTCGGCGAATACCCCATCGTTTACGCCGAGCGCTTGGGCGAAACCAAACTTTTGCCCTGGAAAGTCGGCCTCGAAAATATTTGTTTTCTTTTCTACAAGCGTTTTTTAACCTGA
- a CDS encoding glycosyltransferase family 39 protein: MPQQKPSGVFAWIKTYPRLSLFSAALIARLLMAWLIGPGDHGDDDGTYLNMAEHILKGEGPWTHPMNLENVRYQSYLPPAMGYLTALCVFFFGRTFDPLRWPIILLSSLACLWLAALGERLMGKKGRIAGWIWAFYPPQLFWSTRVNPHAIATDMLIGLLLLAAKCPKPEKSWQRYVFPSLGGLLWALMTLFRGEYLLAAGILIVYLGASCRRLLEPALFALFLTLGLAPWTVRNWLIHRRFIPISTNFARMFWETYHPDYRFSGKEIPFDSATVARLEPMTEIESKQWLMNDALNYVRRNPGRALYIWAGNMVHFWRPFLTPNAVSIKQNILYVVSYLPVFALFILGVFGLPVRKEPLWAAIALIILYKWGIHSGFYMIVRFREAIMPLLMLVASSGLLRIRDPKDALVKKTTAAD, translated from the coding sequence ATGCCTCAGCAGAAACCCTCCGGCGTTTTCGCCTGGATCAAAACATACCCCCGCTTAAGCCTTTTCAGCGCGGCGTTGATCGCCCGGCTGTTGATGGCATGGCTCATCGGCCCCGGAGATCATGGGGATGACGATGGGACTTATCTGAATATGGCCGAGCATATTCTTAAAGGCGAAGGGCCGTGGACTCATCCCATGAACCTGGAGAATGTCCGCTATCAATCTTACCTGCCCCCGGCCATGGGTTATTTGACGGCGCTGTGCGTGTTTTTTTTCGGCCGCACCTTCGATCCTCTGAGGTGGCCGATTATTTTATTGAGCTCCTTGGCCTGTTTATGGCTGGCCGCCTTGGGCGAGCGTTTGATGGGCAAAAAAGGAAGGATCGCGGGCTGGATTTGGGCGTTTTATCCGCCGCAGCTTTTTTGGTCGACCAGAGTCAATCCGCACGCCATTGCCACGGACATGCTGATCGGGCTGCTGTTGCTGGCGGCTAAATGCCCAAAACCGGAGAAATCGTGGCAGCGTTACGTATTTCCATCGTTAGGGGGCCTGCTCTGGGCTTTGATGACTCTTTTTCGAGGAGAATATTTGTTGGCCGCAGGCATCCTCATCGTTTATTTGGGAGCGTCTTGCCGGCGCTTGCTGGAGCCCGCCTTGTTCGCTTTGTTTTTGACGCTGGGCCTGGCTCCTTGGACGGTTCGTAATTGGTTGATCCACCGGCGGTTCATCCCCATCAGCACGAATTTTGCGCGCATGTTTTGGGAAACGTATCACCCTGATTACCGTTTTTCCGGCAAAGAAATTCCTTTCGATTCCGCGACCGTCGCTAGGCTTGAACCGATGACGGAGATCGAGTCCAAGCAATGGCTGATGAACGATGCCTTAAATTACGTGCGCCGCAATCCGGGCCGGGCGCTGTATATCTGGGCCGGTAATATGGTCCATTTTTGGAGGCCGTTTTTGACCCCAAACGCCGTTTCCATAAAACAAAATATTCTTTATGTCGTCAGTTACTTGCCGGTTTTCGCCTTGTTTATCCTGGGCGTATTCGGGCTTCCGGTCAGAAAAGAGCCTCTCTGGGCGGCGATTGCTTTGATTATTCTTTATAAATGGGGCATTCATTCCGGCTTTTACATGATTGTGCGCTTTCGCGAGGCCATTATGCCGTTATTGATGCTGGTCGCTTCTTCCGGACTTTTGCGCATAAGGGACCCTAAGGATGCCTTGGTTAAAAAAACAACCGCTGCCGATTGA